Part of the Arvicola amphibius chromosome 17, mArvAmp1.2, whole genome shotgun sequence genome is shown below.
accctctctcttGTCCACTCAGACCAGCTAACAACCAGAGGACCACAATGAAGAACCACACAAAGGTGACATTTTTCATCCTAGCAGGTTTGACTGATGATCCACTGTGGAAAGTTGTCTTATTCATCTTCCTGCTTCTTACCTATCTGCTCAGCATCACTGGCAATCTGATCATTATCACACTCACCTTGGTGGATGCTCACCTGAAGACCCCCATGTATTTTTTCCTTCGGAACTTTTCCTTCTTAGAGATTTCCTACACTACCACATGCATCCCCAAATTGCTTGCTACTATGGCAACTGGGAACAAAACCATTTCTTATGGTGATTGTTTAACTCAACTGTTTTTTGCTATCCTATTTGGAGCATCAGAATTTTTCTTGCTGGCAGCCATGTCCTATGACCGCTACGTGGCCATCTGCAAGCCCCTGCACTACATGACCATCATGAACAATAAAGTCTGCATGCTGTTGGTCCTCAGTTGTTGGCTTGCTGGCTTCTTTGTGATCTTTCCACCACTCCTGTTAGGCTTGAATCTCGACTTCTGTGCTTCCAACATCGTTGATCATTTCTACTGTGACACTACCCCACTCATGCAGATttcctgcacagacacacagttcCTAGAGACGATGGGCTTTGTCTCAGCTTTGGTGACACTCTTACTCACATTGGTAATGGTGATAATTTCCTACACCTACATTGCCACGACGATTCTAAAATTCCCTTCAACCAGCCAGAGGAAGAAGGCTTTCTCTACATGCTCTTCTCACATGATTGTGATCTCCCTCTCGTATGGCAGCTGCATCTTCATGTATGTTAAACCATCAGTCAAGCAGAGAATATCTATTTCCAAGGGAATTTCCGTGCTCAACACCTCAGTGGCTCCACTTCTGAATCCTTTTATCTACACCTTGAGGAATCAGCAAGTGAAAACGGCATTCGTTAATACAATACACAGGATTGCATCTTTCTCAAAGAAATGATTATTCAGTTGTTGCCTGGGGGACCAGcccccagcagcacagggctgaAATGCATGTACAGAGTTGgcacatattattattatttttttatttgaggggGTTAAGTGAAAAGGATACTTCCACACTCTCTtgatccttccttctttattcttctagTGTGTTCGGATTCTGTGTTCTCTATTCTCTATTCTCTTCTCTTATCTCTATCCAGAAatgtcttttctgtctctcttgatgtTTTTCTCCTAACTCTCTCActgttgatgttttctttttaactctttctaactctttctttattctttttcttacagcttatataccccagctacatctttcaggcaatataaaaacaacaatatGGTCGTTGCCTAtctttcaagtgaatgattacaatcaATACAAGTAAAACCATCATGTTTTCCGTATACCttcacatgattaaacattttatgtatgagcaggtgaaaaataaataatcccacAAACCCACATACATTtgtacccaagcaacttgttacagATGAACAGTAtaagcaagcaaggtattcttTTACTGGTAGACTgaattttgcagttacaaagcaAGACAAATCAcattattacttatcttgaaagataATCTTATAAGGATTGTTAAAGGagtcacaaatctaaacttttgtATACGAAAAGCAACCAGTATgctctattttaaatctttagggtgcaCACCTGCtcaccaatatatatatatatatatatatatatatatatatatatatatatatatatatcagggtATTGAGGGaagaaatgggtataaggaattaatcatcatccTTGATCAACAATCAGTCTTCGCAAGGAAAGTATGTCAGCTAGTAACAATTgtgctgctttgttttttgattcTTTACCTGAAAGCTATTGTCAAAACATTTCAGTCTAACCTGAGGTCATCCAGGAGAAAAATCCCTGCCAGACAAATGAACTTCAATTCCTACCTGCTGCTGTTCTGACACAGCCACCAGCACTATTCTATTTCATTatatgaaggaaaatgaatgcatttttaccattttttttttggtttttagagacagggtttctctgtggctttggagcctttcctggaactagctcttgtagaacagtctaaactcgaactcacagagatccgcctgcctctgcctcccaagtgctggaattaaaggtgtgcgccaccactgcccggccttacCAATTTGTAATACGGTGTTTTACTTAGAAAAACTAAGAGAACATTATACCAGTTTTTATCCATCACCTTGATGCTCAGGGCATAGACAAAAGGATTCAGAATATCTAAAACTTTTCATggaaaataatcatttattttcttcatagttGGAGTTGCATTTATCTTTTACAAGTAAGAGGTTTTCGTTTTCAGAGGAAATATGTTAATTCAACTTGTTTATCTTGAAACagcaatgaaatgaaatatattgTTTGTATTCTGAAACCTTCTAAAGTTTCTTTGTTTGATGTAGGATATTCTTTAAGTTAACTGGAAAGTATTTTGGAATGATTACTGACTACAAACAATGCTTAGGCAGCTATTGGTTTGTCAAGGGTGCAGCTTATATTTCTGGAATGCACAA
Proteins encoded:
- the LOC119803358 gene encoding olfactory receptor 6C74-like, producing MKNHTKVTFFILAGLTDDPLWKVVLFIFLLLTYLLSITGNLIIITLTLVDAHLKTPMYFFLRNFSFLEISYTTTCIPKLLATMATGNKTISYGDCLTQLFFAILFGASEFFLLAAMSYDRYVAICKPLHYMTIMNNKVCMLLVLSCWLAGFFVIFPPLLLGLNLDFCASNIVDHFYCDTTPLMQISCTDTQFLETMGFVSALVTLLLTLVMVIISYTYIATTILKFPSTSQRKKAFSTCSSHMIVISLSYGSCIFMYVKPSVKQRISISKGISVLNTSVAPLLNPFIYTLRNQQVKTAFVNTIHRIASFSKK